Proteins encoded within one genomic window of Acidobacteriota bacterium:
- a CDS encoding type II toxin-antitoxin system VapC family toxin encodes MQLPDVNVLIYAHREDAPEHERYASWLRAAVASPAPVALSEVVLAGFLRIVTNRRIFDAVPPMETAISFCQGLVARPRAVFVAPGRQHWDIFVGLCSRIQGPLVTDAYLAALAIEHGCELMTTDSDFARFPGLRWGHPLRPRR; translated from the coding sequence ATGCAGCTCCCCGACGTCAACGTGCTGATCTACGCGCACCGCGAGGATGCGCCCGAGCACGAGCGGTACGCGTCCTGGCTTCGGGCCGCAGTCGCATCGCCCGCACCCGTCGCTCTGTCGGAGGTAGTGCTGGCCGGCTTTCTGCGCATCGTCACGAACCGGCGGATCTTCGATGCCGTCCCGCCCATGGAGACCGCGATCTCCTTTTGCCAGGGGCTCGTGGCACGGCCGCGCGCGGTCTTCGTTGCCCCGGGCCGTCAGCACTGGGACATTTTCGTCGGGCTGTGTAGTCGCATCCAGGGGCCATTGGTTACCGACGCGTACCTCGCGGCGCTTGCCATCGAGCACGGATGCGAGTTGATGACCACCGACAGCGACTTCGCCCGGTT